In the Pseudanabaena sp. PCC 7367 genome, one interval contains:
- a CDS encoding right-handed parallel beta-helix repeat-containing protein produces the protein MAVINVTTTLDENDGGLGLGAGDSLREAIIEANTNADAVDTINVIGGLTYTLTLGAGDNSAAMGDLDINDLVLANTNITIQSTGVGNATIDASGLAGDRVFDVRNGDATVNFIGLTITGGDAGTRGGGVRLVDNATLNVTDSMIVGNTAANNGGGIGGRDGNTINITNSTISTNTATNADGGGIRFRDNSNLTVTGSTINSNIADDDGGAIGGRDGNTITITDSTISDNTATNDEGGGIRLRNDGSIMVTETEISNNTAGGDGGGIHGNNGNDIVITSSQITGNSAVNSGGGIHSYDASGMNANPSLTIIDSQISGNTAADGGGGGVYVEGFHTVMITNSQINDNSASEAGGLQTDNDNTVEITNSQISGNTADNNGAGFYADFTNVVTITDSTISGNTSSGDAGGVYIFTGNIFTITGSTISGNSADGDGGGLFFDASGNTATIINSTISGNSASNEGAGIFIEDTNNNLTISHATIAFNDATTAGGGIFIDDATTTITIDNTIVAMNMAPTGPDIDNTAGGTINSEGFNIIGDNSDVAADFPAGIPNANDDFVGTAMDPIDPGLAPLADNGGPTQTHALGDGCSLAINNGDPNFVAPPDFDQRGMGFDRVFGGRIDIGAFELQNSAGVVVFGNTSFGTPNPDTIVGDANNNTINGNGGDDSLFGSDGIDRVNGGLGNDFLGGGLGNDFLNGGAGNDTMDGACGGTGTGEFDRLTGGGGAGADTFILGASFGSYYLGNGDADFAYISDFNSGVDTIVLNGMLADYTFVPNTTVNNLTGQGIFNGGDLVAIVQQQMINTVTDLVFV, from the coding sequence ATGGCGGTAATTAATGTTACAACGACGCTAGACGAAAATGATGGCGGCCTTGGTCTTGGCGCTGGTGATAGTTTGCGCGAAGCGATCATCGAAGCGAATACCAATGCCGATGCGGTCGATACGATTAATGTAATTGGTGGACTGACTTATACTCTAACCCTAGGCGCTGGTGATAACTCAGCCGCTATGGGCGATCTGGATATTAATGATCTGGTGCTGGCTAACACCAACATTACGATTCAGAGTACAGGGGTTGGCAATGCCACGATCGATGCCAGTGGTTTGGCCGGCGATCGCGTATTTGATGTGCGCAATGGCGATGCCACGGTTAACTTTATTGGCTTGACGATTACTGGTGGTGATGCAGGCACTCGTGGGGGCGGCGTGCGATTGGTTGATAATGCTACGTTGAATGTAACCGATAGCATGATCGTCGGCAATACTGCTGCTAACAATGGTGGTGGGATTGGTGGTCGTGATGGCAATACCATTAATATTACTAACAGTACTATTTCTACAAATACCGCTACTAATGCTGATGGTGGTGGTATCCGGTTTCGTGATAATAGCAATCTCACCGTAACTGGTTCGACAATCAACAGTAATATTGCCGATGATGATGGTGGTGCAATTGGTGGCCGCGATGGTAACACCATTACCATTACTGACAGCACTATCTCTGACAATACTGCTACTAATGACGAGGGTGGTGGTATCCGGCTCCGTAATGATGGCAGCATTATGGTAACTGAAACGGAAATTAGCAATAATACTGCTGGTGGTGATGGCGGTGGTATCCACGGCAATAATGGTAACGATATTGTCATTACCAGTTCGCAAATCACTGGTAATAGTGCAGTTAACTCTGGCGGTGGTATTCACAGCTATGATGCCAGTGGCATGAATGCCAACCCCAGTCTTACTATTATCGACTCACAAATTAGCGGTAATACTGCTGCTGATGGTGGTGGTGGTGGGGTCTATGTCGAAGGCTTCCATACTGTCATGATCACGAATTCTCAGATCAACGATAACAGCGCATCTGAAGCTGGTGGGCTGCAGACCGATAATGACAATACGGTCGAGATCACCAACTCGCAGATTAGTGGTAATACTGCTGATAATAATGGTGCTGGTTTCTATGCAGACTTCACGAATGTTGTAACCATCACCGACAGTACCATTAGTGGCAATACATCCAGTGGTGATGCTGGTGGTGTTTATATTTTCACAGGTAATATCTTTACGATTACTGGTAGCACCATTAGCGGTAACTCAGCGGATGGCGATGGTGGTGGCCTCTTCTTTGACGCTAGTGGTAATACTGCCACAATTATCAACAGTACGATTAGTGGCAACAGCGCAAGCAATGAGGGTGCTGGCATCTTTATTGAAGATACCAATAACAACCTAACAATCAGCCACGCCACGATCGCGTTTAACGATGCAACTACTGCTGGTGGTGGCATCTTTATCGACGATGCAACTACAACTATTACGATCGACAATACGATCGTGGCCATGAACATGGCACCAACCGGCCCCGACATTGACAATACTGCTGGCGGCACGATCAACAGCGAAGGCTTTAACATCATTGGTGACAATAGCGATGTAGCAGCCGACTTCCCCGCTGGCATTCCCAACGCCAATGATGACTTTGTGGGCACGGCAATGGACCCGATCGATCCGGGCTTGGCTCCCCTGGCCGACAATGGTGGCCCGACTCAAACCCATGCCCTTGGTGATGGCTGTAGCTTAGCGATCAACAATGGTGATCCTAACTTTGTGGCTCCGCCTGACTTCGACCAGCGTGGTATGGGTTTCGATCGCGTCTTTGGTGGCCGGATCGACATCGGTGCCTTTGAGTTGCAAAACTCTGCTGGCGTTGTTGTGTTCGGTAACACCTCCTTTGGCACGCCCAACCCCGACACGATCGTCGGCGATGCCAATAACAACACAATCAATGGCAACGGTGGTGATGACAGCCTGTTCGGCAGTGATGGCATCGATCGGGTCAATGGTGGTTTAGGTAATGACTTCCTTGGTGGTGGCCTGGGCAATGACTTCCTCAATGGTGGGGCAGGCAACGACACAATGGATGGCGCTTGTGGCGGCACTGGTACTGGAGAATTCGATCGCCTCACTGGTGGTGGTGGTGCTGGTGCAGATACGTTTATCCTCGGCGCTAGCTTTGGATCTTATTATCTGGGCAATGGTGATGCTGACTTTGCCTACATCAGCGATTTCAACTCTGGTGTGGATACGATCGTGCTGAATGGCATGTTGGCCGACTATACGTTTGTGCCGAATACCACGGTAAATAATCTCACTGGTCAGGGCATCTTCAACGGTGGCGATCTGGTGGCGATCGTGCAGCAGCAGATGATTAACACCGTCACTGATTTGGTGTTTGTCTAA
- a CDS encoding class I SAM-dependent methyltransferase, with amino-acid sequence MQTTTINARCQQSLTIANYVRDRRMIMPQHKLILDVGCGDGSSTVMLAQANPGARIVAIDQRSELITLAQQRSSGLKLKYGNVIDFQVMAIENLPELGLKFDFINCGESFYLEANLTTALQAIGLVLAEQGIIHLKLPSFYDRANFLRGQELASYIGLIEDDAPGIAEAEVMAELLQSMYPTIGLRDTTLSAAQLTDPELVRANFLIPGDRGFTIPDLFGLIEAAGLTFNQMTNWHQWQLSNLFRTGQGIPALIQQKITKASAAELLHIYELLNPVHPWLDCWCSLPQQLETIKSPSLSQPLAEWDQQTWQSAIVHLNPQLKTQELATQIQTAIANLSPLAITDHFNLTSTQPLQLLPQDTILLRMLWSQPRRGEELIELWQQVRPIDLLTFQPISTEAAFEQIRRSLLNLEQLLLILVESAIS; translated from the coding sequence ATGCAAACAACCACAATTAATGCCCGCTGCCAGCAATCCCTGACGATCGCCAATTATGTTAGGGATCGCCGGATGATTATGCCTCAGCACAAATTAATTCTGGATGTTGGTTGTGGTGATGGTAGTTCTACGGTGATGTTGGCGCAGGCTAATCCTGGCGCTCGGATTGTGGCGATCGACCAACGCTCTGAATTAATCACCCTTGCCCAACAGCGATCGTCCGGTTTGAAATTAAAGTATGGGAACGTGATTGATTTTCAGGTGATGGCGATCGAAAACCTGCCAGAACTGGGGTTGAAGTTTGATTTTATTAATTGCGGCGAAAGTTTTTATTTAGAAGCCAATCTAACAACAGCACTCCAGGCGATCGGGTTGGTTCTGGCGGAGCAAGGCATTATTCATCTCAAGTTACCGAGCTTTTATGATCGGGCTAATTTTTTGCGGGGTCAGGAATTAGCTAGCTATATTGGCCTGATTGAAGACGATGCACCGGGCATCGCCGAGGCCGAGGTCATGGCTGAGTTGCTCCAATCCATGTATCCCACGATCGGCTTACGCGATACTACGTTATCTGCCGCCCAGCTAACCGATCCGGAGTTGGTGCGGGCTAATTTTCTCATCCCTGGCGATCGCGGTTTTACAATCCCAGATCTGTTTGGCTTGATTGAGGCGGCGGGTTTGACCTTCAATCAAATGACTAATTGGCACCAATGGCAACTGAGCAATTTGTTTCGCACTGGTCAGGGCATCCCGGCGCTAATTCAACAAAAAATAACCAAGGCTAGCGCCGCTGAGCTTTTGCACATCTATGAATTATTAAACCCAGTACATCCCTGGCTGGATTGCTGGTGTAGCTTGCCTCAGCAGCTTGAAACAATCAAATCCCCTAGCCTGTCTCAGCCATTGGCCGAGTGGGATCAACAAACCTGGCAAAGCGCGATCGTGCATCTCAATCCCCAGCTCAAAACCCAGGAACTAGCTACACAAATACAGACAGCGATCGCCAATCTCAGCCCCTTAGCGATCACCGATCATTTCAATTTAACCAGCACCCAGCCGCTCCAGCTTTTGCCCCAAGACACAATCCTACTCAGGATGCTGTGGTCACAACCTCGGCGGGGCGAAGAATTAATCGAACTATGGCAGCAGGTTAGGCCGATCGATTTGCTTACTTTCCAACCAATTAGCACAGAAGCGGCATTTGAGCAGATCAGGCGATCGCTGCTTAATTTAGAGCAACTGCTGTTGATTCTGGTGGAGTCAGCAATCTCTTAA
- a CDS encoding helix-turn-helix transcriptional regulator has protein sequence MNKANESPLKKRREELGLTQREVAQVVDVSVQTVSNWETGRYREAKLTLSQVKALCRVFGWAVEDLPDDFRASS, from the coding sequence ATGAATAAAGCAAATGAGTCCCCCCTGAAAAAGCGCCGGGAAGAGCTAGGGCTCACCCAACGTGAGGTGGCGCAGGTGGTGGATGTGTCGGTGCAAACGGTGAGCAATTGGGAAACTGGTCGCTACCGCGAGGCCAAGCTGACCCTTTCGCAGGTGAAGGCGTTATGCAGGGTATTTGGTTGGGCAGTGGAGGACTTACCCGATGACTTTCGAGCCAGTAGCTAA